The region TGAAGACCTCAAGGCCGCATTCGCCGCCGACATGGTCTTCCTGCGCACCGTCGGCGCGAAGCCCGTCGTCGTCCACGGCGGCGGCCCGCAGATCAGCGCGATGCTCTCCCGCCTCGGCCTGGACGGCGGCGAGTTTGTCGGTGGCTTCCGCGTCACCACACCCGAGATCCTGGACGTGGTGCGCATGGTGCTCTTCGGCCAGGTCGGGCGTGACCTGCTGGGCAAGATCAACTCCCACGGGCCGTACGCGGTGGGCACCTCCGGTGAGGACGCCGGGCTGTTCACCGCGAAGCGCCGCACCGTCGAAGTCGACGGCGAAACCCGCGACATCGGGCTCGTCGGCACGATCACCGACGTGAACCCCGCCGCCGTCATGGACATCATCGAGGCCGGCCGCATCCCGGTGGTCTCCGGCATCGCGCCGGGAGAGAACGGTGAGGTGTACAACATCAACGCCGACGAGGCCGCGGGCGCGCTCGCCGCGGCGATCGGCGCGGAGCGCCTCGTGGTGCTCACCAACGTGGAGGGCCTCTATACAGACTGGCCGAATAGGGACTCGCTGCTGTCTAAAATCGAGGCCGGGGATCTCGAGCAGATGCTGCCAGCGCTGGACTCGGGGATGATCCCCAAGATGGAGGCGTGCCTGACCGCGGTGCGGGGTGGGGTGAAAGCCGCCCACGTCATCGACGGGCGCGTCGCGCACTCCGTACTTCTTGAGCTGCTCACGATGGGCGGTGTGGGCACCATGGTTCTGCCAGATGATTACGACCGTTCCCAGTACCCGGACGGCACCATTTTTAGAAAGGATGACGCATGAAGGACTTTACGCAGCGTTGGGCGGGCGCGCTTCTAGATAACTACCCGGTTCCGCCAGTCGAACTCGTCGAAGGTTCCGGCTCCACCGTGACTGACGCCGATGACAAGCAGTACATCGACATGCTGGCTGGCATCGCGGTCAACGCGCTCGGCCATGCGCATCCGGCAGTGGTCGAGGCGGTCACCAACCAGCTATCGACGCTCGGCCACGTCTCGAACCTGTTCGGCTCTGCACCCGTGGTCAAGGTCGCCGAGGCACTCCGCGAGCACGTCGGTGATGACACCGCCCGCGTCTACTTCGGCAACTCCGGCACCGAGGCCAACGAGGCAGCCTTCAAACTCGCGCGCCTGACGGGTCGCCGCCGCATCCTCGCAGCGCAGCACGGCTTCCACGGCCGCACCATGGGTGCGCTCGCGATGACCGGCCAGCCCGACAAGCAAAAACCGTTCGAACCCATGCCCGCCGGCGTGGAGTTCTACCCCTACGGCGACATCGAGGCGCTCACCGCACTCGTGGAGCAGAACCCCTCGGACACCGCGGCCATCATCATGGAGCCCATCCAGGGCGAGACCGGTATCATCCCAGCCCCGGAGGGTTTCCTCACCCAGGTGCGCGAGCTGTGCGATAAGCACGGCATCCTCTTCATCGCCGACGAGGTACAGACCGGCGTCGGCCGCACCGGCGACTTCTTCGCCTTCCAGCACGAGGGCGTGCTCCCGGACGTGATCACCATGGCCAAGGGCCTCGGCGGCGGCATGCCAATCGGCGCGACCATAGCCCGCGGCGAGGCAGCGAAGCTATTTACGCCGGGCAGCCACGGCACCACGTTCGGCGGCAACCCCGTCTCGTGCGCGGCGGCCACGGCAGTGCTGGCCACCATCGACGACGCCTTCCTCGCGGAGGTGCGTCGCAAAGGCCAGGTGCTTTACGACGCCACCTCGAAGATCCCGGGTGTGAAGGAAGTCCGCGGGCGTGGGCTCATGCTCGGCGTGGTCTTGGAGCAGCCGGTGGCGAAGCGCGTCGTCACGCTGGGACTTGAGCAGGGCGTGATCCTGAACGCGCCGGCGGATGACGTGATTCGCCTGACGCCGCCACTGGTGATCAGCGACGAGGAGATCGCACAGGCGGCCCGGCGCCTCGCGGCCGCGATTGCGGAGGCCTCAGAAGAGGTCTCACAATAATTTGACAGGCTTGACGTATCGCTTTCACATGTGCTGTAATTTGATTGTTCAATTCATTAATTGAACATTTGCTAGTGGGGTGGAGCCATCCACCCTTGCGCCTTCACATTCCTTGCTCGGAATCGGTGCAACCAAACCACAGTGAAAGTCGATAATCATGGCCTTCTCCGCGAAGAAATCCCTCCCAGCTGTAGTGCTCTGTGCCGCGATGATGTGGACAGTGACTGGATGCAGCAGCCCTGCGGACAACGAGCCTGCCTCGGAAACGAGCCAGACTGCCGCAGACGCCTCGCATGCAGTGACCATCACGGACATCACCGGGAACACGATTCAGCTGGAGAAGCCACTCGAGCACGCAGCCATTCAGCTTTCTGGTTCTGGCGGGCCGCTTTTGACGATGGCGGCCCTTGACCGGGACAACTACACGTCTAAGATCGCTG is a window of Corynebacterium pseudogenitalium DNA encoding:
- the argB gene encoding acetylglutamate kinase, whose protein sequence is MLANLSSEQRATVLAEALPWLQHYRDKIVVVKYGGNAMIDEDLKAAFAADMVFLRTVGAKPVVVHGGGPQISAMLSRLGLDGGEFVGGFRVTTPEILDVVRMVLFGQVGRDLLGKINSHGPYAVGTSGEDAGLFTAKRRTVEVDGETRDIGLVGTITDVNPAAVMDIIEAGRIPVVSGIAPGENGEVYNINADEAAGALAAAIGAERLVVLTNVEGLYTDWPNRDSLLSKIEAGDLEQMLPALDSGMIPKMEACLTAVRGGVKAAHVIDGRVAHSVLLELLTMGGVGTMVLPDDYDRSQYPDGTIFRKDDA
- a CDS encoding acetylornithine transaminase — protein: MKDFTQRWAGALLDNYPVPPVELVEGSGSTVTDADDKQYIDMLAGIAVNALGHAHPAVVEAVTNQLSTLGHVSNLFGSAPVVKVAEALREHVGDDTARVYFGNSGTEANEAAFKLARLTGRRRILAAQHGFHGRTMGALAMTGQPDKQKPFEPMPAGVEFYPYGDIEALTALVEQNPSDTAAIIMEPIQGETGIIPAPEGFLTQVRELCDKHGILFIADEVQTGVGRTGDFFAFQHEGVLPDVITMAKGLGGGMPIGATIARGEAAKLFTPGSHGTTFGGNPVSCAAATAVLATIDDAFLAEVRRKGQVLYDATSKIPGVKEVRGRGLMLGVVLEQPVAKRVVTLGLEQGVILNAPADDVIRLTPPLVISDEEIAQAARRLAAAIAEASEEVSQ